The following are from one region of the Methanomassiliicoccales archaeon LGM-DZ1 genome:
- a CDS encoding rubredoxin: MCGFAYREERGFAPSGFPPGMPWSDVPDDWKCPMCGSPKNIFRLYSDERFERSRNIVSAGILTPIIQQWTASNTA; the protein is encoded by the coding sequence ATGTGCGGTTTCGCATACCGCGAGGAAAGGGGGTTCGCCCCTTCCGGGTTCCCTCCAGGCATGCCCTGGTCCGATGTCCCGGACGATTGGAAATGCCCCATGTGCGGGTCGCCGAAGAACATCTTCCGCCTGTACTCGGACGAGCGTTTCGAGCGATCCCGGAACATAGTATCCGCCGGTATCCTTACGCCTATCATCCAGCAATGGACTGCTTCAAATACCGCGTAA
- a CDS encoding flavodoxin family protein encodes MSVIAIVSSPQIGANTDMMVQAAAEGVKSVGKDVKIYYINKMKNARPCQACDFCKAKGQGCAVKDDIKEVLDAIIDSDGVILSVPVYFGQPCAQYRMFEDRLYSYLKGDFSSICAPKKFAVFTAAGTAGADTLADEIEKRMTGFFKFECIGKVSAITKNDKKAVENNADIKAQCKAIGAKF; translated from the coding sequence ATGTCTGTCATAGCTATCGTTTCCAGCCCCCAGATCGGTGCGAACACCGACATGATGGTCCAGGCGGCCGCCGAGGGAGTCAAATCCGTCGGGAAGGACGTCAAGATCTACTACATCAACAAGATGAAGAACGCCCGCCCCTGCCAGGCCTGCGATTTCTGCAAGGCCAAAGGCCAGGGATGCGCTGTCAAGGACGACATCAAGGAGGTCCTCGATGCTATCATCGACTCCGACGGCGTTATCCTCTCCGTTCCTGTGTACTTCGGACAGCCCTGCGCTCAGTACAGGATGTTCGAGGACAGGCTCTACAGCTACCTCAAGGGAGACTTCAGCTCCATCTGCGCCCCCAAGAAGTTCGCCGTCTTCACCGCCGCAGGCACTGCCGGCGCCGACACCCTCGCCGACGAGATCGAGAAGAGGATGACCGGATTCTTCAAGTTCGAGTGCATCGGAAAGGTCTCGGCCATCACCAAGAACGACAAGAAGGCCGTCGAGAACAACGCCGACATCAAGGCCCAGTGCAAGGCCATCGGCGCCAAGTTCTGA